The region gcacagaaacagctttagtgaaggttacaaatgatcttcttatggcctctgacagttcaatttaattgtatttatatagcaccaaatcacaacaacagtcgcctcaaggtgctttatattgtacagtagatacagagaaaaacccaacaatcatatgaccccctatgagcagcactttggcgacagtgggaaggaaaaactcccttttaacaggaagaaacctccggcagaaccaggctcagggaggggcggggccatctgctgtgattggttggagagagagaatgaatgagagtgagaaagagagaaggaagacaggataaagacatgctgtggaagagagacagaggttaataacagatatgattcaatgcagagaggtctgttaacacatagtgagtgagaaaggtgactggaaaggaaaacctcaatgcatcatgggaatccccggcagcctacgtctattgcagcataactaagggaggattcagggtcacctggtccagccctaactatatgctttagcaaaaaggaaagtttgaagcctaatcttgaaagtagagatagtgtctgtctcctgaatccaaactggaagctggttccacagaagaggggcctgaaaactgaaggctctgcctcccattctacttttaaatactctaggaacaacaagtaggcctgcagagcgagagcgaagtgctctaatagggtgatatggtactacaaggacattaagataagatggggcctgattatttaagaccttgtatgtgaggagcaggattttgaattctggatttaacaggaagccaaaacaggagaaatctgctctctctttctagtccctgtcaggactcttgctgcagcattttggatcagctgaaggcttttcagtgagttttttggacttcctgataataatgaattacagtcgtccagcctggaagtaataaatgcatgtgcAACTGCTATGGCTGGTGGATCTAAATCTTCACAAAGTCTGTTCACATACAAGAGGAAGGGGAGTGAGTGGGTCAGCGCTCAGGGCACAGAGATTAAGTTGGCCTTAAACACACCATTTATTTCcatggaaacaaacacagccagaattacaaatacagtttaaaatccCCCTATACAATAAAAGAGTGTTCTCAATAcgctaaaaaaaaccctgctggCAGAGATAACTATATACTATCAAAACAAAGGCTAAACAAATGTTTCCCATATGCTAAAATTCCCCCgtttcttctcctcctgctcacCTTTCCCGTCTCTGCGCTCACTATCCCCCTTAACAGGTCAGTTTGGCAGCTGATAGACCGCCTCGGGGAAcgcccccacctcacaggtgcctaCAACTGTCCGCTTAGTCCACAGTGGATTAAAAGAATATTGTGCAACTACactaaaatacacaatataaatatcacaataaaatcatgcaaacacacagcctgatccaaaacaaaatataagaacacaattttccactgtgtgatacatgaactagtttttcagcatcaccctgagacaggtgaccctgaatcctcccttagttatgctgcaatagacgtaggctgccgggggattcccatgatgcattgagtttttcctttccagtcacctttctcactcactatgtattaacagacctctctgcattgaatcatatctgttattaacctctgtctctcttccacagcatgtctttatcctgtcttgtTTCTCTCACCccgaccaatcacagcagatgtccTTTGTCTGCAGCTTGTAAGGAACTGATCTTTGGAGTTCCACCAGGGGCTAAAAACGCCTGGGCTTAGAAAAAAAGACCCCCAGAAACAAACTACAGGGTCAAAGTTCacatatttgttgttgtttagtgTTTCATAGTTCAAAGTTCAAAGTTCAAATCGCTAATTCTAAATCTTTGATTCACGTACAATCTGAGTGCTTCCATTCAGtaaaaatctgcaaaatgtCAATTTCATTTTGTGTGTTCCCGTTATTACTCCCTTATTACACACTTATAACAttcagtaaaacaaaacaactaccAGATGTTGAAAGAAGTCGTATCCCTGAGAAAAGGGACAAAAGCACATCCTCACAGACTTTATGACACTTTTACAAACAACGACGTCATTCCAGGCGGCCTGTTTAACTTTATGGGGTTTAAAGGGCTACGGTTGCTAAGTGGAAACCTTTCAAACGTCCGACCGCAGCGTAAATTTACAGTCATGTCTATCAATCCGTGCTACCTTACGTGGTTTATGCCTCCATCGTACATGGCCGTTTTGAGTTGTGCGCACGCGCAGTAACACAAGTAGGGTGTTTTGTTAGAACACCGGTTTACCGACGTTCACTTCCTGTTgaccctttcacaataaaacaggttaGATTACACCACATCAGATACTCAAAATAAAACTGGAGCTAAAAAAGTTAAATGACGCTGAAATATTTAcactgataaaaataaataaagatattttaaatgttctGATTAAGTCACTCTGTTCTCTCCTTTATgtgtttgtattattatttttagtgtTGGTGTTCCAGGGTTTGCTCTTCCGTGTGTGATCTTCCAGAATAAAGctgggaataaaaaaaaatagaaaccgTTATCCAGCTGATGTCTTCCAGCTGTTGCTCACTAACATCAGCAGGAAGGCGAGCAGCTGTAGGTCTCAGGCAGACACGGAGACCCCGCTCCAGCAGGAGGATAAAACTGGTTCTAAACGAGAACAGGGTCAGAATGATCCTCGTGGTGGTTCTGGTCCTCGCGGGGACAGGACTGCGCGTGGACGGCGGTGAGTGACCGTCCTGCAGAAGGCTTAAAAGTGAAAGTAAAGAGTGACGCACATTTCAGATGATCGATTCTAGAGCTTTAACCCTGCTGCACAGGCCTGACATCTCAAAACACAGGAGGAAATAGTTTTCACGAGATGTTCCGTGTCTGTAACTGTCCCCACGGACCGAGAGAAAACTCCGTGTTAGTCCATCCTGAGATGACCGAGTGCTGCTTCTAATTTCCACAAGTCTTTACTAACACTGATGTTAGTGCgttatttgtcacacttaccgTGGAACATATATATACTGGAATACTGGGTATAAAAGTCTGGGCTAAGTCTTCTGTTAGAAGGACTGCAGCAGTCCAGGAGGTTAACTTTCTTTCATTAAGATTGTTTCCATCAAAGTGTTTGCCAGGCTTAATCCAAATTCAGTGCAGCCATACTTGAACTTATTGTTGTATAGTGCACAGTATGTGTGACTCTGAGCATGGTTTtctggaaacagaaacaggtaaTTCTACAATGAGTAGAGTCATAGATAACTAGGAAAACAATCACAACATATCATCTATTAACACAAGCAATATCTCATAATGTCCACAAGGGGTCACTGTAGAAGATAAATTGGCCAAACCGCATGTCTTACAAGTTGTTACTAGTAAGGCACAAATATGGCAAACTAGCAACAGTTCAACTAAACAATAGAAAAGTCCTTCATTCCTAATACAGCTGGATGGTCACTGCTACTAACTTAGTACTGAATAATCCAACAACTGAGGCATAATTTTAACATGCACTGGTTAAGTATAACCAGTATCATGCCAATTAACCGACCAAAAGAAATAACACTTCGAGGTTCGTTAACGCACAACTTGATCACACAAAACTGTGTTACCACTGCAGAGCTCAgcagcagctcctttagtcaTCCCCACTCTGGTACTGAGCACACGGCCTCTGATGCACTTGTTTCCTTTGGTTCACTTGCTGAAATTCCACTTGTGTGTAAATGATCAGTTTCAGTTTGTTCTTCTCTCCTGGTCTCGTGTTAGCATTAGCACTTATCAACAGGTCAGCACCACTGGATTAAAATGCTCTTTACTCACCTGTTGCCATCTTCAACCTGGTGTCAGAGCTctgctgatgctgttttagtatCCAGGCACATTCTTTAGGTGGGATTTTAGATTAGCTGTAGTCTGTCCACAgacttttgtctttgtgtctaCATTTTTAAGTATGTCACTAAAATCTTTACACAACAGAAACATGACATTTTTGGTCAGCATACAAACAGAGATCTTTACTCATGTATGAATCCCAACCTTATCATTGGGGAGGGGTTTGTACCTCAAGGACTCATGTTTTCCACAGCAGTGGACCATGATGCCTCCGTCAGGACAGAGTTGGGAGGCTCAGGCCTTGGGGAGGGGCTCATCAATGAGGGTCTTTGGCCTTGATTGTCATGGGCCAGCCCTCCTGCCATCCATGCAGGGGACTGTAGGAGGAGGACTTGACAGTCACAAATTTGTGCTTGTGTCATGGTCATCCTCTCTGTGGTGGGGAAGAGCTGGAGCTAAAGCATGAAGCTGAGACACAGATACAGGCTCACCTCAGAGTGCAGCTTGTGTTCTGGAAACGAGAAAAGAAGCAAGAACAGAAGAACGATGGGTCGGGTCTCAGAACGGTCACATTCAACAATCCTAGTTTTTCCAAGAAAAGAACAAGTTCATCAACTGATTGTTTATCAGGGACTGACTAAAAATACCAAAGAGCAAAGCTTCCTGATTCATAGTGGATGTAAATATTCAGATGGTTTTTCTCAGCTGGCTggaataaaaacatttcctcCTGTGTGACTTTCAGACACTCACTCCCTCCATTACATCTACACGgcgctctccaaacctgtcggcCTCCCGGGCATCCACCAGTTCACAGCCATGGGTTTGCTGGACGGCAGGATGATCGACTACTTTGACAGCGAGAATCAGGTGAAAGTTCCCAGACAGGAGTGGATGAGAGAGCGTTTACCTGCTGATTACTGGGATAGAGGCACACAGTCCCGCAAGAGCAAGCAGCAGTGGTTCAAGGTCAACATCAACATCCTGATGGAGCGAATGAGGCAGAATGACTCAGGTCAGACCCTCGAAAGCTGAAGGACCTGCATGACATcaacaaaataacattttaattgaaaaatGCTTCCATTTGAGATCAGGTTCCTCAGGTCAGGAGCAAGTTGTTCCTGCTTCCTCATCTCGTCTCCTCTGAATCTTCATTTCCTTGTCCTTTGTTTGTTCTTCCTTTATTTCACCCTCCTGCTTCCAGACCTCCACGTTCTTCAGTGGATGCACGGCTGTGAGGGTGAGACGCAGCCTGACGGCACGCTCAGGTTTGTCCGAGGCGTGGACATGTACGCCTACGATGGAGACGACTTCCTGTCCTTCGATGATAAAAGCGGAGTCTGGGTCGCTCCGATTCCGGAGGCACAACCCACCAAGAGGAAGTGGGACGAAGTCAAGGTGCTGAATGACTACACCAAGGGATACCTGGAGAACGAGTGCATCGATTGGCTGAGCAAGTTCTTGAATTATGAACAACAGCAGCCACGAAACACCTGTATGTATGACATCTAGTTTCTGTATTTTGatatttattcttattagaCTTCATAGAGGAGGCTTTGTGTGTGATTATGGTTCAATAACATTCAGAAATCCAAGAACCTTCAGTTAAACTTCCAACATTTCTAAGTTCAGgtcaaataaatgtaaaaagcttAAAGTTTCCTGTGAGTTAAATGTTTCCTCCTTTATTTGGACACAACAGTCTCATGATGGCAGCAGTAATGCAGATTTACAGCTCAATATAAATGAAAGAACACACGACTACCTATCAGCAAAATCAGTAAGCAGTCATAAACTGCCTCTTCACTTTTGATCTTCAAACTGTTGTTGTACTACCTCGCTGCGCCCTCCCCCCACACGGCAGGTGTTCACCTACAGAAACACCTGGTGGATAAAAAAGTCACAGAGACGAGATAAACGTGCTCAGTGACGTTCAGCTCCAGATGTGAGACTACAGATGTGAAAGCATTTTGTGTGGAAGCCACAAACTAAACGTCAGCGTGCGACACGTCTGCCACAGCTGTGCTCAGTCGTTAGGGGTGATCAAAGAAACCTGAATGGTTCCTGTTTGCAGTGATAGCTGAGGAGATACACACCTCTTTACatttcctcctccagctccaccCGAGGTGTCCCTGTATGCAAAGACCTCCAGAGTGGATGCAGACGTGGTGCTGACCTGCCTCGCCACAGGCTTCTACCCAGCAGACGTCGTCCTGAGGATGAAAAAGAATGAGAGCGTCCTGACTGCAGACGACGGCCTGATCAGCTCAGGAGTTCTTCCCAATGAAGACCACACCTTCCAGAGGAGAGACCGTGTGGAGGTTTTAAGGTCTGACCTGTCTGCGTTCAGCTGTGAAGTCGTTCATGAGGCATCTGCTGTGAGCGTCACCAGAGTTTGGGGTgagaaactttattttatttttgtttttttggtttgtcacagttttcttctttgtttaaaGTTGTGTTGGAGAGCAGCAGATCCCTGCAGCGTTAGTTTTCTGACCACAGTCACTTTTCTGTTCCGGCCAATGTTTGAACTCAGAGTCAGTTACTGAACTGAATTTGAGTGGATGAATCCAGAGTTAGGTCCACAGTGTGGAGAGTTTCCTGTGTGCACGTCTACTGTGGATCATCTGTCAGTCTGCTACAGGGTCTCTGCCGGCTCCTTTAGATTTTCTCTGGAAAAGTCAAACCTGAACtctaaacaggaaatacttttccTGAACATTGGCTTAAAAATTTACTGGTTGtgcagcaattttttttttaaagtttttcaagtttgtgtgttttcaacTGTGCAGTGATGCGTAAATATGAAAGCcatgttaattatttttatcatGATATTGTTAATTTTACATATTGAACTCACAAGTTTTCCTGAATTAATTTCTTTCCTTCAGACTCTCAAAGCTCCTCTGACTCCGCCTCTGACTCAGGTGTCTCCTGTAAGTATCGTTTATTAATAGTTGCACAGGATCAAACTTTGGGTGTTAAAAGTCATCCTGGAGAAACTCATAAACAGTTTTAATGAAAAATatgattattatcattatcattatcattattattattagggatgggtaccggtatccggtgccatgatggcaccggttctgacataaacggtagtaaccagaccgaaaagcagcgtacatttcggtgctttagttcggtgcttttttttcctgagctgtgatacactttagattctagccaatcattttacgtttctgaggatagtaggcggggccaggtacgtgcgttcttttagagcagagctacagattaaaaatgtccaaggcgaagcggtcaaaagtctggctgtacttcacagcaaaagatgcaaactcagcagcctgcaacaagtgctttaagctgatactgtgatactgtcaaaggaggtaacacctcaaatctgatgaaacacctggcgacgcatagcgtttttttaaaagccgagaaatgcgccgtatttgatagcttgcagcgagacctcacaccgagcacatctactgcgggtgtggtgcctgttatctgacccggagttagcaacatcccccaaaaacacgaagaggagaatCAGTgtagcagcagccgttcttctctgcgtgagtagcttcatgttgttcgtgtgtaatttacattgagtaggctaaccacgttattacattaatgcatgtaaggtgaactagcaaacatcatcatagttacatgctgctgtcttcttgtttgatggcagatactcccttcaccctggccaaaaaggctaaaatgaccaaagaaaaagtggaaaacagctgaacatgagaggtttttggacaaagtttgtgttttttccattgtttaagcttccagccaagagtgataccatatatgccccatagctgcagaaaaggctaacattgttatctttttacaaaaaaacagctgaacatgagaggtttttggaccaattttgtgttctccattctttaagcaccggtttgagcaccgtttaagcaccggcaccgtttcaaaagtaccggtttggcaccggtatcggataaaacctaaacgatacccatccctaattattattatttttattattattatcataatcATTATaatgatcattattattattattatcattattattattgttatttttattattattatttttatcattatcattataatcattattattattattactatgaagcgccttgaggcgacttttgttgtgatttggcactatataaataaaattgaattgaatattatcattatcattatcattataatgataattataatttttatcattattgttattatcattattgatACGATGCTCTTGCGCTAAGGTCAGCACTTCATAGTTGAAGCTCTCAGGTTGgttcagtcatgtgaccacGGTGTGACTGTCACACCTGTGAAGAGTTTCACAGGAAATCTGTTTTAGATTCGTGCGATCATCAGaatgatcagctgacctgcaggAACCGTGATCATAGCTCAGGTACGCTGCTGTTTGTGCTGGAGCAGCAGGATAAGGACATTTTTCTCAGCATCAGTCGGACCAAACTGTCACTCTGTCCCACCTCAGCACAGGTGTGAACACTGGCCTGTTAGCGGCTGTCAGCTGATGATCGGAGGCTGTTGTGTTTGCAGGTTaatgtcagtgttgctgtgtgtgaagctacagagtcctcacaggtgtgctgctgtttcctgtcagctctGACAGGAAATCAGAGTGTGTGGAGGAAATGTAATCACTAACCTTCATCTGGTAATCTGATTACTGTGAGGTGTTGCTGTCTGTCCCTCACACTTATATCTCCTGCTTCATTCGTCTTTCATAGAGTCaatatttcagttatttataaAGAACAGAAATCATGAGTAAGCAGTTTGCACTTTGAGCATATCGCATACAGCTGTTTGTCATGTGACTGCCTCCTCCTGAGCACGTGCACCTCTGTGATACTCtgaggctgtgtcccaattcagggtctgcacgcttgaagtacgcgcactacgcgcactacgcgcactacgcgtactacgtacggtgcgtactataagtacgagtagtgcggaagtgagaggcttgtgaaatgggacggtttAGCCTGTCacgctgttcaggttgcctagcaaccatgatactaaccgcgagacacgttacatacagctttgtttgacagaaatgaaggagaaaaatgttttgttgttcattcatttttgtcataacatcactttgattagttaagtatctgaggctgagaccacgggactgtaaacatgattgttgggcttcatttctgtgctgaacagtcatttaagattagttagtaaataacaattagctgaagttgttcatgagactaaaatcatctcactgtggtaatgtaaatataatatggccaatattcagaatcagaatcagaaagggttttattgccaaatgttgagcaggtttacaacattaggaaattgctgcggtgcttcagtgcaaacatactgtcataaattgcgcttaaatagacaagaaaaaataaaagtaagaataagaattaaaagtgctacgtagaaagatatatacatgatatatacatgatatatacatgagtgcaggtggtgatcagtgcaaacatggaatgatgcagtgaacacagcatagggtcatgtgttagtggtgggaacagtcatatggttattgttcatgtgtccaacagcagaggggaagaaactgttcttatggcgagaggttttggtgcgaatggaccggagcctcctgcctgaggggagcaggtcaaacagactgtgtccagggtgggaagggtcagctgagatccgagctgcacgccccagtgtcctggaggtgtacaggtcctgcagagatgggagtctgcagccaatcaccttctcagcagagcgcacaacacgctgcagtctctgtttgtccctgatagtggctccagcgtaccacacggtgatggaggaggtgaggatggactcgatgattgcggtgtagaactgcatcatcgtccgtgttggcaggttgaatttcttcagctgcctcaggaagtacatcctctgctgggctttcttgatgacggaggtgatggtgggctcccacttcaggtcctgggtgatggtggtacccaggaagcggaatgagtccacagaggtgatgggggtgtcagtcaggatgatgggggggagtggagctgtgtgcttcctgaagtccacaataatctccactgtcttctgggcattcagcaccaggttgttgtggctgcaccaggacaccagacgttcagcctccctcctgtaggcagactcatccccgtccgagatgagcccaataacggtggtgtcatctgcaaacttgattagcttgacagactggtgggtggaggtgcagcagttggtgtacagggagaagagcagaggagaaagaacacagccctgaggggagccggtgctgatggtccgggagtccgagacattctttcccagcctcacgtgctgcttcctgtccgtcaggaagtcagtgatccaccggcagatgggatcaggcacattcatctgggaaagcttgcctcggagatggtctggaaggatggtgttgaaggcagagctgaagtccacaaacaggatcctggcgtaggttcctggggagtccagatgctgcatgatgaagtgtagggccatgttgatggcgtcgtctacagacctgttggctctatatgcaaactgcagggggtccaggaggggggccgtgagggtcttgagataggagagaaccaggcgctcgaatgacttcatgaccacagatgtcagagccacgggtctgtagtcatttagtccagtgatcctaggtttcttggggacagggattatggtggaggacttgaagcaggcaggcacatgacatgcctgcagtgaggagttgaagatgccagaaaacactggggccagctcgtttgcacagtgtctgagggtggcaggagacacgccgtctgggccgggagctttccgagcattcagactcc is a window of Maylandia zebra isolate NMK-2024a linkage group LG22, Mzebra_GT3a, whole genome shotgun sequence DNA encoding:
- the LOC101471861 gene encoding H-2 class I histocompatibility antigen, Q10 alpha chain isoform X1 — protein: MSSSCCSLTSAGRRAAVGLRQTRRPRSSRRIKLVLNENRVRMILVVVLVLAGTGLRVDGDTHSLHYIYTALSKPVGLPGIHQFTAMGLLDGRMIDYFDSENQVKVPRQEWMRERLPADYWDRGTQSRKSKQQWFKVNINILMERMRQNDSDLHVLQWMHGCEGETQPDGTLRFVRGVDMYAYDGDDFLSFDDKSGVWVAPIPEAQPTKRKWDEVKVLNDYTKGYLENECIDWLSKFLNYEQQQPRNTSPPEVSLYAKTSRVDADVVLTCLATGFYPADVVLRMKKNESVLTADDGLISSGVLPNEDHTFQRRDRVEVLRSDLSAFSCEVVHEASAVSVTRVWDSQSSSDSASDSGVSSEDEAYAQNSKDGEKILLTCIARGQGAIDVEIKRNGETVTEEKGLMRSDTETNKDGTLEIRAHVEISKDDKSKYSYEVIYKNQNIKHDFDCALPWRGPSEVQRRWTEIHNLEYYTTDPDYTDT